The proteins below are encoded in one region of Neisseria macacae ATCC 33926:
- the secY gene encoding preprotein translocase subunit SecY codes for MANQQSLSGLSKFGDLKKRLTFLLGALIVFRIGAHIPVPGVDAVALAKLYESAGNGILGMLNMFSGGSLERFSIFAIGIMPYISASIIVQLASEIIPSLKALKKEGEAGRKVITKYTRYGTVLLAILQSFGVATFVFQQGVVVTNSLEFHISTVVSLVTGTMFLMWLGEQITERGIGNGISLIITAGIAAGIPSGIARLLALTSQGSIGMPTAVSIVIGALLLIYIVVYFESAQRKVPVHYAKRQVGSGVMQGSNTHMPFKLNMAGVIPPIFASSIILFPSTLLSWFGSNDTGSLLHKIAGLLQHGQALYILLFTVTIIFFCYFYTALVFSPKEMAENLKKSGAFVPGIRPGKQTSQYLEQVVLRLTLFGALYITTICLIPEFLTTALNVPFYLGGTSLLILVVVTMDFSTQINSYRMTQQYESLMSGLDMKSLSRK; via the coding sequence GTGGCTAATCAACAATCTTTATCAGGCTTGTCCAAATTTGGAGATCTGAAAAAACGTCTAACGTTTCTTTTAGGGGCGTTAATTGTTTTTCGTATTGGTGCCCATATCCCTGTACCTGGCGTAGATGCTGTTGCTTTAGCTAAATTATACGAAAGCGCTGGGAACGGCATACTAGGCATGTTGAACATGTTTTCTGGTGGTTCGTTAGAGCGCTTTAGTATATTCGCAATTGGCATAATGCCATATATTTCAGCATCAATAATTGTTCAGTTGGCCTCTGAAATTATTCCTTCTTTAAAGGCATTAAAAAAGGAAGGGGAGGCAGGTCGAAAAGTTATTACAAAATATACAAGATACGGTACAGTGCTATTAGCCATCTTACAGAGTTTTGGTGTAGCTACCTTTGTATTCCAGCAAGGTGTGGTTGTCACTAATTCTTTGGAGTTCCATATTTCTACGGTAGTGAGCTTAGTCACAGGTACAATGTTCCTGATGTGGTTAGGTGAGCAGATTACGGAGCGCGGGATTGGGAATGGCATTTCCTTGATTATTACTGCTGGTATCGCTGCCGGTATTCCTTCCGGTATAGCAAGATTATTAGCTTTAACGAGTCAAGGATCAATTGGTATGCCTACGGCTGTGTCAATCGTTATTGGTGCATTGCTATTAATTTATATTGTTGTATATTTTGAAAGTGCACAGCGTAAAGTTCCCGTGCATTATGCGAAACGCCAAGTTGGTAGTGGTGTAATGCAAGGTTCTAATACACATATGCCCTTTAAGTTGAATATGGCAGGCGTCATTCCTCCTATTTTTGCGTCAAGTATTATTTTGTTTCCATCCACTTTGTTAAGCTGGTTTGGTTCTAATGATACCGGTAGTTTGTTGCATAAAATTGCTGGTTTGCTTCAGCATGGGCAAGCTTTATATATTTTGTTATTTACAGTGACAATTATTTTCTTCTGCTATTTTTATACAGCCTTGGTTTTTAGTCCAAAAGAAATGGCAGAGAATTTGAAGAAAAGCGGTGCTTTTGTGCCGGGAATTCGACCTGGTAAGCAAACTTCTCAGTATCTGGAGCAGGTTGTATTACGCCTCACTTTGTTTGGTGCATTATATATTACAACTATTTGTTTAATTCCAGAATTTTTGACAACAGCTTTGAATGTTCCTTTTTATTTGGGTGGTACATCTTTACTGATTTTAGTCGTGGTGACAATGGACTTTAGTACCCAAATTAACTCTTACCGCATGACTCAGCAATATGAGAGTTTAATGAGCGGTCTT
- the rplO gene encoding 50S ribosomal protein L15 — MFLNSIQPAEGATHARRRVGRGIGSGLGKTGGRGHKGQKSRSGGFHKVGFEGGQMPLQRRLPKRGFKSLTAAANAEIRLSELNLLAVNEIDVLVLKQAGLVPTTVSNVKVIASGELSKAVVLKGIKATKGAKAAIEAAGGKVEE, encoded by the coding sequence ATGTTTCTAAATTCTATTCAACCTGCTGAGGGGGCTACTCACGCTCGTCGTCGTGTAGGTCGTGGTATTGGTAGTGGTTTAGGTAAAACTGGTGGCCGTGGTCATAAAGGTCAAAAAAGCCGTTCTGGTGGTTTTCATAAAGTAGGTTTCGAAGGTGGTCAAATGCCTTTGCAACGTCGCCTGCCAAAACGTGGTTTCAAATCTTTGACTGCTGCTGCTAACGCTGAGATTCGTTTGAGTGAATTGAACTTACTCGCTGTGAATGAGATTGATGTATTAGTTCTCAAGCAAGCTGGGTTGGTTCCTACAACTGTTTCCAATGTGAAAGTTATTGCCTCTGGTGAGCTTTCAAAAGCTGTTGTCCTGAAGGGCATTAAAGCCACTAAAGGGGCTAAAGCAGCAATTGAAGCTGCTGGTGGTAAAGTGGAAGAATAA
- the rpmD gene encoding 50S ribosomal protein L30, with the protein MTEQKKIKVTLVKSLIGTIESHRACARGLGLRHREHTVEVLDTPENRGMINKISYLLKVES; encoded by the coding sequence ATGACTGAGCAAAAAAAGATTAAAGTTACATTGGTGAAGAGCCTGATTGGTACAATTGAATCTCATCGTGCATGTGCTCGTGGTTTAGGTTTACGCCATCGTGAGCATACAGTAGAGGTTTTAGATACCCCTGAAAACCGTGGTATGATTAACAAAATCAGCTACTTGTTGAAAGTGGAGTCTTGA
- the rpsE gene encoding 30S ribosomal protein S5 has product MAKHEIEERGDGLIEKMVAVNRVTKVVKGGRIMAFSALTVVGDGDGRIGMGKGKSKEVPVAVQKAMDQARRSMIKVPLKNGTIHHEVIGRHGATKVFMQPAKEGSGVKAGGPMRLVFDAMGIHNISAKVHGSTNPYNIVRATLDGLSKLYTPADIAAKRGLTVEDILGANHD; this is encoded by the coding sequence ATGGCAAAACATGAAATTGAAGAACGTGGTGACGGCCTGATTGAAAAAATGGTCGCAGTTAATCGCGTAACTAAAGTAGTTAAAGGTGGTCGTATCATGGCTTTCTCTGCGCTAACTGTTGTTGGTGATGGGGATGGTCGTATTGGTATGGGTAAAGGTAAGTCAAAAGAAGTGCCGGTAGCTGTTCAAAAAGCAATGGATCAGGCTCGTCGCTCTATGATTAAAGTACCTCTAAAAAATGGTACGATTCATCATGAGGTTATTGGACGTCATGGCGCTACTAAAGTCTTTATGCAACCCGCTAAAGAAGGTAGTGGTGTAAAGGCAGGTGGTCCTATGCGCTTAGTTTTTGATGCTATGGGTATTCATAACATTTCTGCTAAAGTGCATGGTTCTACAAACCCTTATAACATTGTACGAGCTACATTAGATGGCTTGTCTAAGTTATATACACCTGCTGATATCGCTGCTAAACGTGGCCTAACAGTAGAAGACATTTTGGGAGCAAACCATGACTGA
- the rplR gene encoding 50S ribosomal protein L18 has protein sequence MDKHTTRLRRARKTRARIADLKMVRLCVFRSNNHIYAQVISAEGDKVLAQASTLEAEVRGSLKSGGNVEAAAVVGKRIAEKAKAVGVEKVAFDRSGFQYHGRVKALAEAARENGLSF, from the coding sequence ATGGATAAACATACAACCCGACTCCGTCGTGCACGCAAAACCCGTGCACGTATTGCGGACTTGAAAATGGTAAGATTATGTGTGTTCCGTAGCAATAATCATATTTATGCTCAAGTAATTAGTGCTGAAGGTGATAAAGTATTGGCTCAAGCCTCTACATTGGAAGCTGAAGTGCGTGGTAGTCTGAAATCTGGTGGCAACGTCGAGGCGGCTGCAGTAGTAGGAAAGCGCATTGCTGAGAAAGCTAAAGCAGTAGGCGTAGAAAAAGTTGCTTTTGATCGTTCAGGTTTCCAATATCACGGTCGAGTGAAAGCTTTGGCTGAAGCTGCACGTGAAAATGGTTTAAGCTTCTAA
- the rplF gene encoding 50S ribosomal protein L6: MSRVAKNPVTVPAGVEVKFGTEALVIKGKNGELAFPLPSNVVIELNDGKLTFAAKNDSKQANAMSGTARALVNNMVKGVSEGFEKKLQLIGVGYRAQAQGKVLNLSLGFSHPIVYEMPEGVSVQTPSQTEIVLTGADKQVVGQVAAEIRAFRSPEPYKGKGVRYVGEVVVMKEAKKK, from the coding sequence ATGTCACGTGTCGCAAAAAACCCAGTGACTGTTCCTGCTGGTGTAGAAGTAAAATTTGGAACAGAAGCATTGGTTATCAAGGGTAAGAATGGCGAGTTGGCCTTTCCTTTGCCTTCTAATGTCGTCATTGAATTAAACGATGGTAAATTAACTTTTGCTGCAAAAAATGACAGTAAGCAGGCAAATGCTATGTCAGGTACTGCTCGTGCATTAGTTAATAATATGGTCAAAGGTGTTTCAGAAGGTTTTGAGAAAAAACTACAATTGATTGGTGTGGGTTACCGTGCTCAAGCTCAAGGCAAAGTTTTGAATTTGTCTTTGGGTTTTTCTCATCCAATCGTATATGAAATGCCTGAAGGTGTTTCTGTTCAAACTCCTAGCCAAACAGAGATCGTTTTGACTGGTGCAGATAAACAAGTAGTTGGTCAAGTCGCTGCTGAAATTCGTGCATTCCGTTCTCCTGAACCTTATAAAGGTAAGGGTGTTCGTTATGTAGGTGAAGTGGTAGTGATGAAAGAAGCCAAGAAAAAATAA
- the rpsH gene encoding 30S ribosomal protein S8 yields MSMHDPISDMLTRIRNAQRANKVAVAMPSSKLKCAIAKVLKEEGYIEDFSVSADAKPVLEIQLKYYAGRPVIEQIKRVSRPGLRIYKASSEIPNVMNGLGIAIVSTSKGVMTDRKARSEGVGGELLCIVA; encoded by the coding sequence ATGAGTATGCATGATCCTATTTCCGATATGTTGACTCGTATTCGTAATGCGCAACGTGCCAATAAGGTAGCAGTTGCCATGCCTTCCTCTAAATTAAAATGTGCAATTGCAAAAGTCTTGAAAGAGGAAGGTTATATCGAGGATTTTTCGGTTTCTGCTGATGCGAAGCCGGTATTGGAAATTCAATTGAAATATTATGCAGGCCGTCCTGTGATTGAGCAAATTAAACGTGTTTCACGTCCGGGTTTGCGTATTTACAAAGCTTCTAGCGAAATTCCCAATGTTATGAATGGATTGGGTATCGCTATCGTTAGTACTTCTAAAGGTGTGATGACTGACCGCAAGGCTCGTTCTGAGGGCGTCGGTGGTGAGTTGTTGTGCATCGTAGCCTAG
- the rpsN gene encoding 30S ribosomal protein S14, with protein MAKKALINRELKRQALAKKFAAKREAIFAVINDANATEEERFEARLKFQSIPRNAAPVRQRRRCALTGRPRGTFRKFGLGRIKIREIAMRGEIPGVVKASW; from the coding sequence ATGGCTAAGAAAGCACTTATTAATCGTGAACTGAAACGTCAAGCCCTGGCGAAAAAGTTTGCAGCCAAACGTGAGGCAATTTTTGCTGTTATTAATGATGCGAATGCAACTGAAGAGGAGCGTTTTGAAGCTCGTCTGAAATTCCAATCCATTCCGCGTAATGCAGCTCCTGTACGTCAACGCCGTCGTTGTGCTTTGACAGGTCGTCCTCGTGGTACTTTCCGTAAATTCGGTTTGGGTCGTATTAAAATCCGCGAAATCGCTATGCGTGGCGAGATTCCTGGTGTTGTTAAAGCTAGCTGGTAA
- the rplE gene encoding 50S ribosomal protein L5: MARLREFYKDTVVPELIKQFGYKSVMEVPRIEKITLNMGVGEAVADKKVMEHAVSDLEKIAGQKPVVTVARKSIAGFKIRDNYPVGCKVTLRRDQMFEFLDRLITIALPRVRDFRGVSGKSFDGRGNYNMGVREQIIFPEIEYDKIDALRGLNITITTTAKTDEEAKALLSLFKFPFKG; the protein is encoded by the coding sequence ATGGCTCGTTTGAGAGAGTTTTATAAAGATACAGTTGTTCCTGAACTGATTAAACAATTTGGTTACAAGTCAGTAATGGAAGTTCCCCGTATTGAAAAAATTACTTTAAATATGGGTGTCGGAGAAGCTGTTGCAGATAAAAAAGTTATGGAACACGCGGTATCTGACTTAGAGAAAATTGCTGGTCAAAAACCAGTCGTTACTGTTGCTCGTAAATCTATCGCAGGTTTTAAGATTCGCGATAATTATCCTGTCGGTTGCAAAGTAACATTGCGCCGTGATCAAATGTTTGAATTCTTGGATCGTTTGATTACTATTGCATTACCTCGTGTACGTGACTTCCGTGGTGTAAGTGGCAAATCATTTGATGGTCGTGGTAATTACAACATGGGTGTTCGCGAGCAAATCATTTTCCCGGAAATTGAATACGATAAAATTGATGCTTTGCGTGGTTTGAATATTACTATTACAACTACTGCAAAAACTGATGAGGAAGCTAAAGCTTTATTGTCACTGTTCAAGTTTCCGTTTAAAGGATAA
- the rplX gene encoding 50S ribosomal protein L24, protein MNKIIKGDQVVVITGKDKGKQGQVVRVLGGKVVIEGINVVKRHQKPNPMRGIEGGIVAKEMPLDISNVAILNPETNKADRVGIKLIENEGKVKRVRFFKSNGSVIGA, encoded by the coding sequence ATGAATAAAATCATTAAAGGTGACCAAGTTGTTGTGATCACTGGTAAGGATAAAGGTAAGCAAGGTCAAGTAGTTCGCGTATTAGGTGGCAAGGTTGTTATTGAAGGTATTAACGTCGTAAAACGTCACCAAAAACCTAATCCGATGCGTGGTATTGAGGGTGGTATTGTTGCTAAAGAAATGCCGTTGGATATTTCTAATGTTGCAATCCTGAATCCGGAAACTAATAAAGCAGACCGTGTTGGTATTAAACTGATTGAGAATGAAGGCAAAGTTAAGCGCGTTCGTTTCTTCAAATCAAATGGCTCTGTTATTGGAGCATAA
- the rplN gene encoding 50S ribosomal protein L14 encodes MIQMQTILDVADNSGARRVMCIKVLGGSKRRYASVGDIIKVAVKDAAPRGRVKKGDVYNAVVVRTAKGVRRPDGALIKFDNNAAVLLNNKLEPLGTRIFGPVTRELRTERFMKIVSLAPEVL; translated from the coding sequence ATGATTCAAATGCAGACCATCTTAGATGTGGCTGATAACTCTGGTGCGCGTCGTGTGATGTGCATCAAAGTGTTGGGCGGATCTAAGCGTCGCTACGCTTCTGTTGGCGATATTATTAAAGTCGCAGTTAAAGATGCGGCCCCGCGTGGTCGTGTTAAAAAAGGTGATGTGTACAATGCAGTTGTTGTTCGTACTGCTAAAGGTGTGCGTCGTCCTGATGGCGCGTTGATTAAATTTGATAACAACGCCGCCGTGTTGTTAAACAATAAACTTGAACCTCTGGGTACCCGTATTTTTGGTCCGGTAACCCGTGAGTTGCGTACTGAGCGATTTATGAAAATCGTTTCATTAGCGCCTGAAGTATTATAA
- the rpsQ gene encoding 30S ribosomal protein S17 — MSENKNVRTLQGKVVSDKMDKTVTVLVERKVKHPLYGKIIRLSTKIHAHDENNQYGIGDVVVIAESRPLSKTKSWVVKELVEKARTV; from the coding sequence ATGAGCGAAAATAAAAATGTTCGTACTTTGCAAGGCAAAGTGGTAAGCGACAAAATGGACAAAACTGTGACAGTATTGGTTGAACGTAAAGTAAAACATCCTCTGTACGGTAAAATTATCCGTTTATCAACTAAAATCCATGCCCATGATGAAAATAATCAATATGGAATTGGCGATGTTGTAGTAATTGCGGAATCTCGTCCACTGTCAAAAACCAAATCTTGGGTTGTTAAAGAACTGGTTGAGAAAGCACGTACTGTTTAA
- the rpmC gene encoding 50S ribosomal protein L29: MKANELKDKSIEQLNADLLDLLKAQFGLRMQNATGQLGKPSELKRVRRDIARIKTILTEKGAK, from the coding sequence ATGAAAGCAAATGAATTGAAAGACAAATCTATTGAGCAATTAAATGCAGATTTGTTGGACTTGTTGAAAGCTCAGTTTGGCTTACGTATGCAAAACGCAACTGGTCAATTGGGTAAACCAAGCGAATTAAAACGTGTACGTCGCGATATTGCTCGTATTAAAACCATTTTAACTGAAAAAGGTGCTAAGTAA
- the rplP gene encoding 50S ribosomal protein L16, whose translation MLQPTRLKYRKQQKGRNTGIATRGNKVSFGEFGLKAVGRGRLTARQIEAARRTMTRHIKRGGRIWIRVFPDKPITEKPIQVRMGGGKGNVEYYIAEIKPGKVLYEMDGVPEALAREAFELAAAKLPIPTTFVVRQVGQ comes from the coding sequence ATGCTGCAGCCAACTAGACTGAAATACCGCAAGCAACAAAAAGGTCGCAATACTGGTATTGCTACCCGCGGTAACAAAGTAAGTTTCGGTGAGTTCGGTTTGAAAGCCGTTGGTCGCGGTCGTTTGACTGCCCGCCAAATCGAAGCTGCTCGTCGTACAATGACTCGCCACATTAAACGTGGTGGTCGTATTTGGATTCGTGTATTCCCTGATAAACCAATTACTGAAAAACCTATTCAAGTTCGTATGGGTGGCGGTAAAGGTAACGTGGAATATTACATTGCCGAAATCAAACCAGGCAAAGTGTTGTATGAGATGGACGGTGTTCCAGAGGCTTTGGCTCGTGAAGCATTTGAATTAGCTGCTGCCAAATTGCCTATTCCTACGACCTTTGTAGTAAGACAGGTAGGTCAATAA
- the rpsC gene encoding 30S ribosomal protein S3: MGQKINPTGFRLAVTKDWASKWFAKSTDFSAVLKQDIDVRNYLRKKLANASVGRVVIERPAKSARITIHSARPGVVIGKKGEDIEVLKRDLQALMGVPVHVNIEEIRKPELDAQIIADGIAQQLEKRVQFRRAMKRAMQNAMRSGAKGIKIMTSGRLNGADIARSEWYREGRVPLHTLRANVDYATSEAHTTYGVLGLKVWVYTEGNVKTSAKPEHEKKQRKAGGRNAAAN; the protein is encoded by the coding sequence ATGGGACAAAAGATTAACCCTACAGGCTTTCGCCTGGCGGTAACTAAAGACTGGGCTTCAAAATGGTTTGCTAAAAGCACCGACTTTTCTGCTGTTTTGAAACAAGACATTGATGTTCGTAACTACCTGCGTAAAAAATTGGCGAATGCTTCTGTTGGTCGCGTAGTTATTGAACGTCCTGCAAAATCTGCACGCATTACCATCCACTCTGCCCGTCCGGGCGTAGTAATTGGTAAAAAAGGTGAGGATATCGAAGTTCTGAAACGTGATTTGCAAGCCTTGATGGGCGTGCCTGTTCATGTGAATATCGAAGAAATCCGTAAACCTGAATTGGATGCACAAATTATTGCTGATGGTATTGCTCAGCAATTGGAAAAACGCGTTCAATTCCGCCGTGCTATGAAACGCGCTATGCAAAATGCTATGCGTTCAGGAGCAAAAGGTATCAAGATTATGACCTCAGGTCGTCTGAATGGTGCAGATATTGCTCGTAGCGAATGGTATCGTGAAGGTCGAGTACCTCTGCATACTTTGCGCGCAAACGTAGATTATGCAACTAGCGAAGCTCATACTACTTATGGCGTGCTGGGTCTGAAAGTTTGGGTATATACTGAAGGTAATGTAAAGACTTCAGCTAAACCTGAGCATGAAAAGAAACAAAGAAAGGCAGGTGGACGTAATGCTGCAGCCAACTAG
- the rplV gene encoding 50S ribosomal protein L22, whose amino-acid sequence MRVNAQHKNARISAQKARLVADLIRGKDVAQALNILTFSPKRGAELIKKVLESAIANAEHNNGADIDELKVVTIFVDKGPSLKRFQARAKGRGNRIEKQTCHINVTVGN is encoded by the coding sequence ATGAGAGTAAATGCACAACATAAAAATGCCCGTATTTCAGCTCAAAAAGCTCGTTTGGTAGCTGATTTGATTCGCGGTAAAGACGTTGCCCAAGCTTTGAATATTTTGACTTTCAGTCCTAAAAGAGGTGCTGAGTTGATTAAAAAAGTATTGGAATCAGCTATTGCTAATGCCGAGCACAATAACGGTGCCGACATTGATGAGTTGAAAGTGGTAACTATCTTTGTTGACAAAGGTCCAAGCTTGAAACGTTTCCAAGCTCGCGCCAAAGGTCGCGGTAACCGCATTGAAAAACAAACTTGTCATATCAATGTGACAGTGGGCAACTAA
- the rpsS gene encoding 30S ribosomal protein S19 yields the protein MARSLKKGPYVDLHLLKKVDAARASNDKRPIKTWSRRSTILPDFIGLTIAVHNGRTHVPVFISDNMVGHKLGEFSLTRTFKGHLADKKAKKK from the coding sequence ATGGCTCGTTCATTGAAAAAAGGCCCATATGTAGACCTGCATTTGCTGAAAAAAGTAGATGCTGCTCGTGCAAGCAACGACAAGCGCCCGATTAAAACTTGGTCTCGTCGTTCTACCATTCTGCCTGATTTTATCGGTCTGACCATTGCTGTGCACAACGGCCGCACCCATGTGCCTGTGTTTATCAGCGATAACATGGTTGGTCATAAATTAGGTGAATTCTCATTGACCCGTACCTTTAAAGGCCACTTGGCTGATAAAAAGGCTAAAAAGAAATAA
- the rplB gene encoding 50S ribosomal protein L2, translating into MAIVKMKPTSAGRRGMVRVVTEGLHKGAPYAPLLEKKNSTAGRNNNGHITTRHKGGGHKHHYRVVDFKRNKDGIPAKVERIEYDPNRTAFIALLCYADGERRYIIAPRGIQAGAVLVSGAEAAIKVGNTLPIRNIPVGTTIHCIEMKPGKGAQIARSAGASAVLLAKEGAYAQVRLRSGEVRKINVDCRATIGEVGNEEQSLKKIGKAGANRWRGIRPTVRGVVMNPVDHPHGGGEGRTGEAREPVSPWGTPAKGYRTRNNKRTDNMIVRRRYSNKG; encoded by the coding sequence ATGGCAATCGTTAAAATGAAGCCAACTTCTGCAGGCCGTCGCGGCATGGTTCGCGTGGTAACAGAAGGTTTGCACAAAGGTGCGCCTTATGCACCTTTGCTCGAAAAGAAAAATTCTACTGCCGGTCGTAACAATAATGGTCATATCACCACCCGTCACAAAGGCGGCGGTCATAAACACCATTACCGTGTTGTAGACTTTAAACGTAACAAAGACGGTATCCCTGCAAAAGTAGAGCGTATCGAATACGATCCTAACCGTACTGCTTTCATTGCACTGTTGTGCTATGCAGACGGTGAGCGTCGCTACATCATCGCTCCTCGCGGTATTCAAGCTGGTGCTGTATTGGTTTCCGGTGCTGAAGCTGCCATCAAAGTAGGTAACACCCTGCCGATCCGCAACATCCCCGTTGGTACGACTATCCACTGTATCGAAATGAAACCTGGTAAAGGTGCGCAAATCGCACGTTCTGCCGGCGCTTCTGCGGTATTGTTGGCTAAAGAAGGTGCATACGCTCAAGTCCGTCTGCGCTCTGGTGAAGTTCGTAAAATCAACGTAGATTGCCGTGCAACCATTGGTGAAGTCGGTAACGAAGAGCAAAGCCTGAAAAAAATCGGTAAAGCCGGTGCCAATCGTTGGCGCGGTATTCGTCCGACCGTTCGTGGTGTTGTCATGAACCCTGTCGATCACCCGCATGGTGGTGGTGAAGGTCGTACCGGTGAAGCTCGCGAACCGGTTAGCCCATGGGGTACTCCTGCTAAAGGCTACCGCACTCGTAATAACAAACGCACGGATAACATGATTGTTCGTCGTCGTTACTCAAATAAAGGTTAA
- the rplW gene encoding 50S ribosomal protein L23, with amino-acid sequence MNQQRLTQVILAPIVSEKSNVLAEKRNQMTFKVLANATKPEIKAAVELLFGVQVASVTTVTTKGKTKRFGRTLGRRSDVKKAYVSLAAGQELDLEAAAAAADKE; translated from the coding sequence ATGAATCAACAACGTTTGACTCAAGTGATTTTGGCACCTATCGTTTCTGAAAAAAGCAACGTATTGGCTGAAAAACGCAACCAAATGACGTTTAAAGTTTTGGCAAATGCAACCAAACCTGAAATCAAAGCGGCTGTTGAGCTGCTGTTCGGTGTTCAAGTTGCTTCTGTAACTACCGTTACCACTAAAGGTAAAACTAAGCGTTTTGGTCGTACTTTGGGCCGCCGCAGCGATGTTAAAAAAGCTTATGTAAGCTTGGCTGCCGGTCAAGAGTTGGATTTGGAAGCCGCTGCTGCAGCTGCAGATAAGGAATAA
- the rplD gene encoding 50S ribosomal protein L4, with the protein MELKVIDAKGQVSGSLSVSDALFAREYNEALVHQLVNAYLANARSGNRAQKTRAEVKHSTKKPWRQKGTGRARSGMTSSPLWRKGGRAFPNKPDENFTQKVNRKMYRAGMATILSQLARDERLFAIEALTAETPKTKVFAEQVKNLGLEQVLFVTKQLDENVYLASRNLPNVLVLEAQQVDPYSLLRYKKVIITKDAVAQLEEQWV; encoded by the coding sequence ATGGAATTGAAAGTAATTGACGCTAAAGGACAAGTTTCAGGCAGTCTGTCTGTTTCTGATGCTTTGTTCGCTCGCGAATACAATGAAGCGTTGGTTCATCAGCTGGTAAATGCCTACTTGGCAAACGCCCGCTCTGGCAACCGTGCTCAAAAAACCCGTGCCGAAGTAAAACACTCAACCAAAAAACCATGGCGTCAAAAAGGTACCGGCCGTGCCCGTTCCGGTATGACTTCTTCTCCGCTGTGGCGTAAAGGTGGTCGTGCGTTCCCGAACAAACCCGACGAAAACTTCACTCAAAAAGTAAACCGTAAAATGTACCGCGCCGGTATGGCGACTATCCTGTCCCAATTGGCCCGTGACGAGCGTTTGTTTGCGATCGAGGCATTGACTGCTGAAACTCCTAAAACCAAAGTTTTTGCTGAACAAGTGAAAAATCTGGGTCTGGAGCAAGTGCTGTTTGTAACCAAACAGCTCGATGAGAATGTTTACTTGGCTTCACGCAACTTGCCAAACGTGTTGGTTTTGGAAGCTCAACAAGTTGATCCTTACAGCTTGCTGCGTTACAAAAAAGTAATCATCACTAAAGATGCAGTTGCACAATTAGAGGAGCAATGGGTATGA
- the rplC gene encoding 50S ribosomal protein L3 produces the protein MTLGLVGRKVGMTRVFDEQGVSVPVTVLDMSANRVTQVKSKDTDGYTAVQVTFGQKKANRVNKAEAGHFAKAGVEAGRGLIEFALTEEKLAELKAGDEITVSMFEVGQLVDVTGTSKGKGFSGTIKRHNFGAQRTSHGNSRSHRVPGSIGMAQDPGRVFPGKRMAGQYGNTKATVQKLEVVRVDAERQLLLVKGAVPGAVNSDVVVRPSVKVGA, from the coding sequence ATGACTTTAGGTCTGGTTGGACGCAAAGTTGGTATGACCCGCGTGTTCGACGAACAGGGTGTTTCTGTTCCGGTAACCGTTTTGGATATGTCTGCCAACCGCGTTACACAAGTAAAATCCAAAGATACTGACGGCTATACTGCCGTTCAAGTTACCTTTGGTCAGAAAAAAGCTAACCGTGTCAACAAAGCCGAAGCTGGGCACTTTGCAAAAGCAGGTGTTGAAGCCGGTCGCGGTTTGATCGAGTTTGCTTTGACTGAAGAAAAACTGGCTGAATTGAAAGCCGGTGACGAAATCACCGTTTCTATGTTTGAAGTCGGTCAACTGGTCGATGTAACCGGTACCTCTAAAGGTAAAGGTTTCTCCGGTACGATCAAACGTCATAACTTCGGTGCCCAACGTACTTCCCACGGTAACTCCCGTTCTCACCGTGTTCCAGGTTCTATCGGTATGGCGCAAGACCCAGGTCGCGTGTTCCCCGGTAAACGCATGGCCGGTCAATACGGCAACACCAAAGCAACTGTCCAAAAACTGGAAGTTGTCCGTGTTGATGCAGAACGCCAACTGCTGTTGGTTAAGGGTGCTGTTCCGGGTGCGGTCAACAGCGATGTTGTAGTTCGTCCTAGCGTGAAAGTAGGTGCGTAA